The following are from one region of the Cryptosporangium minutisporangium genome:
- a CDS encoding amidohydrolase family protein, producing the protein MTALHLRGVALPDDVERDVWIVGDRLTFEPVAGAETVASGGFLVPGLVDAHCHPGIAPGGPVADVAEAKRLALIDRDAGVLTIRDAGSPVDYRELDDDPDMPRLIRAGRHLAPHRRYIPGLAVECAPEELAAQAAIQAKLGNGWVKLVGDWIDRGAGDLGPTYDDATFAAAVSAAHDAGARVAVHTFSEAALPGLIAAGVDSIEHGTGLSLDLIDAMAAQGTALVPTMTNIATFGNIADKAEPKFPGYADHMRRLRDGFPAVVRAAYEAGVPIYVGTDAGGGVEHGLAAGEMLRLADAGMTPLDVLAAGSWGARAWLGLPGLEEGALADVVVYEADPREDLRVLQAPSRIVLRGRVIA; encoded by the coding sequence GTGACGGCACTTCATCTGCGGGGCGTGGCACTGCCGGACGACGTCGAGCGGGACGTCTGGATCGTCGGCGACCGGCTGACGTTCGAACCGGTCGCCGGGGCCGAGACGGTCGCATCCGGGGGCTTCCTGGTGCCCGGCCTGGTCGACGCGCACTGCCACCCGGGCATCGCGCCCGGTGGCCCGGTGGCCGACGTCGCCGAGGCGAAGCGGCTCGCGCTGATCGACCGGGACGCCGGGGTCCTGACGATCCGGGACGCGGGTTCTCCGGTGGACTACCGCGAGCTCGACGACGACCCGGACATGCCCCGCCTGATCCGGGCCGGGCGGCACCTCGCACCGCACCGTCGGTACATCCCGGGTCTGGCCGTCGAGTGCGCCCCCGAGGAGCTGGCGGCGCAGGCCGCGATCCAGGCCAAGCTGGGCAACGGGTGGGTCAAGCTGGTGGGGGACTGGATCGACCGCGGCGCCGGCGACCTCGGCCCGACGTACGACGACGCGACGTTCGCGGCGGCGGTCTCCGCGGCCCACGACGCGGGGGCCCGGGTCGCGGTGCACACGTTCAGCGAGGCTGCGCTCCCCGGGTTGATCGCGGCCGGCGTCGACTCGATCGAGCACGGCACCGGCCTGTCGCTCGACCTGATCGACGCGATGGCCGCGCAGGGAACCGCACTGGTGCCGACGATGACGAACATCGCGACGTTCGGGAACATCGCCGACAAGGCCGAGCCGAAGTTTCCCGGGTACGCCGACCACATGCGGCGCCTGCGCGACGGGTTCCCGGCGGTGGTCCGGGCAGCCTATGAGGCCGGTGTCCCGATCTACGTGGGCACCGACGCCGGTGGCGGCGTGGAGCACGGGCTCGCGGCGGGGGAGATGCTGCGGCTGGCCGACGCCGGTATGACGCCGCTGGACGTACTCGCGGCCGGGTCCTGGGGCGCGCGCGCGTGGCTGGGCCTGCCAGGACTGGAGGAGGGCGCGCTCGCGGACGTCGTCGTCTACGAGGCGGACCCCCGCGAGGACCTACGCGTGCTCCAGGCGCCCTCCCGCATCGTCCTGCGTGGGCGCGTCATCGCGTGA
- the proS gene encoding proline--tRNA ligase produces the protein MAKAPVLTPQAEDFPRWYQDVIAKAELADNGPVRGTMVIRPTGYALWERMQREVDDRIKAAGAQNAYFPLFIPESYLRKEAEHVEGFSPELAVVTHAGGKQLEEPVVVRPTSETIINASFSKWVQSYRDLPLRVNAWANVVRWEMRPRVFLRTTEFLWQEGHTCHATQDDARAYARQILHEVYQDFMVNVLAMPVVVGRKTAKERFAGAINTLTCEGMMRDGKALQMGTSHELGQNFAKAFDVQYLSTEGQREYVWQTSWGVSTRMVGGLIMGHGDDNGLRLPPRLAPTQVVVMVVKDGPGVGESAAKLAAELGGAGVRVELDDRTDTPFGRRAVDAELKGVPVRIEVGPRDLAEGNVTVVRRIPGTKTPTPLGGTLDAVNTALVEDQQALYDEALARREEKTADVTSVEDAIAAAATGWARIPWATLVDGGEARLAQDAITVRCLLRPDGSVPESDEEPGVVAVVGRSY, from the coding sequence ATGGCAAAGGCTCCCGTTCTCACGCCACAGGCTGAGGACTTTCCCCGCTGGTACCAGGACGTGATCGCGAAGGCCGAGCTGGCCGACAACGGGCCGGTCCGCGGCACGATGGTGATCCGACCGACCGGGTACGCGCTGTGGGAGCGGATGCAGCGCGAGGTCGACGACCGGATCAAGGCCGCCGGGGCGCAGAACGCGTACTTCCCGCTGTTCATCCCCGAGTCGTACCTGCGCAAAGAGGCCGAGCACGTCGAGGGCTTCAGCCCCGAACTGGCCGTCGTCACCCACGCCGGTGGCAAGCAGCTCGAGGAGCCGGTCGTCGTCCGCCCCACGTCGGAGACGATCATCAACGCGTCGTTCTCGAAGTGGGTGCAGTCGTACCGCGACCTGCCGCTGCGCGTGAACGCCTGGGCGAACGTCGTCCGGTGGGAGATGCGCCCGCGGGTGTTCCTCCGCACCACCGAGTTCCTCTGGCAGGAAGGCCACACCTGCCACGCGACCCAGGACGACGCCCGCGCCTACGCGCGGCAGATCCTGCACGAGGTCTACCAGGACTTCATGGTCAACGTGCTGGCGATGCCGGTCGTCGTCGGCCGGAAGACCGCCAAGGAGCGGTTCGCCGGCGCGATCAACACGCTGACCTGCGAAGGCATGATGCGTGACGGCAAGGCGCTGCAGATGGGCACCAGCCACGAGCTGGGCCAGAACTTCGCCAAGGCGTTCGACGTCCAGTACTTGTCCACCGAGGGGCAGCGCGAGTACGTCTGGCAGACCTCGTGGGGGGTCTCCACCCGGATGGTCGGCGGCCTGATCATGGGTCACGGCGACGACAACGGGCTGCGGCTGCCGCCCCGGCTCGCCCCGACCCAGGTCGTCGTCATGGTCGTCAAGGACGGTCCGGGCGTCGGGGAGTCGGCCGCGAAGCTCGCCGCCGAGCTGGGCGGTGCGGGCGTCCGCGTCGAGCTGGACGACCGCACCGACACCCCGTTCGGACGCCGGGCGGTCGACGCCGAGCTCAAGGGCGTACCGGTTCGGATCGAGGTCGGCCCGCGCGACCTGGCCGAGGGGAACGTCACCGTGGTGCGCCGGATCCCCGGCACCAAGACCCCGACCCCCCTCGGCGGCACGCTCGACGCGGTGAACACCGCACTCGTCGAGGACCAGCAGGCGCTCTACGACGAGGCGCTGGCCCGCCGCGAGGAGAAGACGGCCGACGTCACCAGCGTCGAGGACGCGATCGCGGCCGCCGCCACCGGCTGGGCGCGGATCCCGTGGGCCACGCTCGTGGACGGTGGCGAAGCCCGGCTCGCGCAGGACGCGATCACGGTCCGTTGCCTGCTCCGCCCGGACGGATCGGTGCCCGAGTCCGACGAGGAGCCGGGCGTCGTCGCGGTCGTGGGTCGGTCCTACTGA
- a CDS encoding DUF402 domain-containing protein, producing the protein MSADYLPSGRTALVRHCRNGVVQAVRPCVVAADGPDGTLLWLVHDTPTRTSLFADGRPVRDVPLAERFTREWHTGPGVWTGTSVLEWIPPGAPWHTVYWFFDGAGRFRNWYVNVETPPVRWVDEGVAGFDSDDLELDVVIAPDRSCVLKDDDELDAAVQAGDLSPRVADRTRLEASTAIDAATAGRPPFDGRLTDFRPDPAWTRPELPVGWDRPAVSRAAEHLLTRSR; encoded by the coding sequence ATGAGCGCGGACTATCTACCGTCGGGCCGGACCGCACTGGTCCGGCACTGCCGCAACGGTGTCGTCCAGGCCGTCCGCCCGTGCGTGGTGGCCGCGGACGGCCCGGACGGCACGTTGCTCTGGCTGGTCCACGACACACCCACCCGGACATCGCTGTTCGCCGACGGACGTCCGGTGCGGGACGTGCCGCTCGCGGAGCGGTTCACCCGGGAGTGGCACACCGGGCCGGGCGTCTGGACCGGCACGAGCGTCCTGGAGTGGATTCCGCCCGGTGCGCCGTGGCACACCGTCTACTGGTTCTTCGACGGGGCCGGCCGGTTCCGCAACTGGTACGTGAACGTGGAGACGCCCCCCGTCCGCTGGGTGGACGAGGGCGTCGCCGGGTTCGACTCCGACGATCTCGAGCTCGACGTCGTCATCGCGCCGGACCGGTCCTGCGTGCTCAAGGACGACGACGAGCTGGACGCCGCGGTTCAGGCCGGTGACCTGTCGCCGCGCGTCGCCGACCGGACCCGGCTGGAGGCGTCCACCGCGATCGACGCCGCCACCGCGGGCCGGCCGCCGTTCGACGGACGGCTCACCGACTTCCGCCCCGACCCGGCCTGGACGCGTCCGGAACTGCCGGTCGGATGGGATCGTCCGGCCGTCTCCCGGGCCGCGGAACACCTGCTCACCCGGTCGCGGTGA
- the rpsP gene encoding 30S ribosomal protein S16 encodes MATKIKLMRLGKIRAPHYRIVVADARTKRDGRVIETIGKYHPKEDPSFIEVDSDRAQYWLGVGAQPTEAVAAILRVTGDWQKHKGEPAPPPMKVAAPKADKKEIFNQVARASADGAPVADATTPKKKAPKKADSDSASSSTAPAES; translated from the coding sequence GTGGCCACCAAGATCAAGTTGATGCGGCTCGGCAAGATCCGCGCACCGCACTACCGCATCGTCGTCGCCGACGCCCGCACCAAGCGTGACGGTCGGGTCATCGAGACGATCGGCAAGTACCACCCCAAGGAAGACCCGAGCTTCATCGAGGTCGACTCCGACCGGGCGCAGTACTGGCTCGGCGTCGGCGCCCAGCCGACCGAGGCCGTCGCGGCGATCCTCCGGGTCACCGGCGACTGGCAGAAGCACAAGGGCGAGCCGGCCCCGCCGCCGATGAAGGTCGCGGCGCCGAAGGCCGACAAGAAGGAGATCTTCAACCAGGTGGCCCGTGCCTCGGCCGACGGTGCGCCGGTGGCCGACGCGACCACCCCGAAGAAGAAGGCCCCGAAGAAGGCCGACTCCGACAGCGCTTCCAGCAGCACGGCTCCTGCGGAGTCCTGA
- a CDS encoding RNA-binding protein, which produces MVLPAALEHLVRGIVDNPDDVRVDLVHGRRGKVLEVRVHPEDLGKVIGRGGRTAKALRQVVTGIGGRGVRVDVVETDLR; this is translated from the coding sequence GTGGTCTTGCCCGCAGCGCTGGAACACCTCGTCCGCGGCATCGTCGACAACCCGGACGACGTCCGGGTCGACCTGGTGCACGGCCGCCGTGGCAAGGTGCTCGAGGTTCGGGTCCACCCGGAAGATCTCGGCAAGGTGATCGGCCGCGGTGGCCGCACTGCGAAGGCCCTGCGCCAGGTCGTCACCGGTATCGGTGGCCGTGGCGTGCGGGTCGACGTGGTCGAGACCGACCTGCGCTGA
- the rimM gene encoding ribosome maturation factor RimM (Essential for efficient processing of 16S rRNA): MLLVVGRIGRAHGIRGDVFVEVRTDDPDDRFAAGSVLVTDPADAGPLTVADARWHSGKLVVRFEGVSDRSAAEKLRGLRLVVDSEDIPPSDDPDEFHDYQLVGLAAFGVDGASLGSVVDVVHSAAGELLVLSFNGAERLVPFVREIVPTVDVPGGRVVIDPPEGLFDL; the protein is encoded by the coding sequence ATGCTCCTCGTGGTGGGGCGGATCGGACGTGCCCACGGAATCCGGGGCGACGTCTTCGTCGAGGTGCGCACGGACGATCCTGACGATCGGTTCGCCGCGGGATCGGTGCTGGTCACCGATCCCGCGGACGCCGGTCCGCTGACCGTCGCCGATGCGCGCTGGCACTCCGGCAAGCTCGTCGTCCGATTCGAGGGCGTGTCGGATCGCAGTGCCGCGGAGAAACTCCGCGGGCTGCGGTTGGTGGTCGACTCGGAGGACATTCCCCCGTCCGACGACCCGGACGAGTTCCACGACTATCAGCTGGTCGGTCTGGCCGCCTTCGGTGTCGACGGGGCCTCGCTCGGTTCGGTGGTGGACGTGGTCCACAGCGCCGCCGGGGAGCTCCTGGTGCTCTCGTTCAACGGAGCCGAGCGGCTGGTGCCGTTCGTCCGGGAGATCGTGCCGACCGTCGACGTACCCGGTGGCCGGGTCGTGATCGATCCGCCGGAGGGGTTGTTCGACCTGTGA
- the trmD gene encoding tRNA (guanosine(37)-N1)-methyltransferase TrmD encodes MKIDVLSIFPGYLAPLRESLIGKAVDRGVIELGVHDLRRWTYDVHRTVDDSPYGGGPGMLMRAEPWGLALDELAPVDGPQPRLVVPTPAGRPFTQALANELAAEPWLLFACGRYEGIDARVVEYAADRMVVDEVSLGDYVLAGGEVAVLVMVEAIGRLLPGVLGNVASHEQDSFSDGLLEGPAYTRPEVWRGRPVPDVLLSGHHAAIARWRRDEALRRTAARRPDLLSAVTLDTTDRKVLAEFGFSAPSRTASSAPPGEGGFPVPDQDVAQ; translated from the coding sequence GTGAAGATCGATGTGCTGTCGATCTTCCCGGGGTACCTGGCGCCGCTGCGGGAGTCGCTGATCGGCAAGGCCGTCGACCGCGGCGTCATCGAGCTGGGCGTCCACGACCTCCGGCGGTGGACGTACGACGTCCACCGCACGGTGGACGACTCGCCGTACGGCGGGGGGCCCGGCATGCTCATGCGGGCCGAACCGTGGGGGCTTGCTCTTGACGAGCTGGCGCCGGTGGACGGTCCGCAGCCCCGGCTGGTCGTGCCGACGCCGGCCGGGCGTCCGTTCACCCAGGCGCTGGCGAACGAGCTGGCCGCCGAGCCCTGGTTGCTGTTCGCCTGCGGCCGGTACGAGGGCATCGACGCGCGTGTCGTCGAGTACGCAGCCGACCGCATGGTGGTCGACGAGGTGAGCCTCGGTGACTACGTGCTCGCGGGCGGCGAGGTCGCGGTACTGGTGATGGTGGAGGCGATCGGTCGGCTGCTCCCCGGCGTGTTGGGGAACGTCGCCTCGCACGAGCAGGACTCGTTCTCCGACGGCCTGTTGGAGGGCCCGGCCTACACTCGGCCGGAAGTTTGGCGCGGCCGGCCGGTGCCGGACGTCCTGCTCTCCGGACACCACGCGGCGATCGCGCGCTGGCGACGGGACGAGGCGCTACGCCGAACCGCGGCGCGCCGACCGGACCTGTTGTCGGCGGTCACGCTGGACACGACGGATCGCAAGGTTTTGGCGGAATTCGGATTCTCGGCTCCGTCGAGGACCGCCTCCTCGGCTCCGCCGGGGGAAGGCGGGTTTCCGGTTCCCGATCAGGATGTGGCACAGTAG
- the rplS gene encoding 50S ribosomal protein L19 gives MNTLDALDAETLRSDIPAFRPGDTLKVHVRVVEGNRSRIQVFQGAVIRRQGTGSRETFTVRKVSFGVGVERTFPVHTPVIEKIEVVTRGDVRRAKLYYLRGLRGKAAKIKEKRETTAG, from the coding sequence ATGAACACCCTGGATGCCCTGGACGCCGAGACTCTGCGTTCCGACATCCCGGCCTTCCGGCCCGGCGACACCCTGAAGGTCCACGTTCGGGTCGTCGAGGGCAACCGGTCCCGCATCCAGGTCTTCCAGGGTGCGGTCATCCGTCGGCAGGGCACGGGCTCCCGCGAGACCTTCACGGTCCGCAAGGTCAGCTTCGGTGTCGGGGTGGAGCGCACCTTCCCGGTGCACACCCCGGTGATCGAGAAGATCGAGGTCGTGACGCGCGGCGACGTCCGTCGCGCCAAGCTCTACTACCTCCGTGGTCTGCGCGGCAAGGCCGCCAAGATCAAGGAGAAGCGCGAGACCACCGCCGGCTGA
- the lepB gene encoding signal peptidase I, with the protein MGGVEYVPVDRYGEPYRDDRYGADRYADSGYPDPRYGDPRAGDRGYRDAGQGDAGYADERYRDPYGYPIRRVEADPYGEADPYRQADPYRDRDPYREPDRRRGPDRSREADRYAAEDDSAYYRQTRATDRKPASADRSSADRSAAGRHRAGARPYAGRERRRTLPLWQEIPLLLIIAFVLATVIKTFVVQAFYIPSGSMEQTLLVSDRVLVNKFVYDMREPRRGEVVVFRGTDSWAPESGIPQDSGTLATVGRMLGGLIGAAPPDEKDFVKRVIGVGGDTVQCCDANGRVEVNGVPLVEPYVFEDTPIAQRPFGPVTVPRGRLFMMGDHRVASADSRVYLNDQWRGTIPVDAVIGQAYATAWPASRWGLLQAPDTFSNVPTALGDPSRGEARPTGAVALVVLPILFGPFGGVCAGRAPRWLLRPDSRRRRRLRW; encoded by the coding sequence ATGGGCGGCGTCGAGTACGTTCCGGTCGATCGTTACGGCGAGCCGTATCGGGACGACCGGTACGGCGCTGACCGGTACGCCGATTCCGGATATCCGGACCCCCGCTACGGCGACCCCCGAGCTGGCGACCGCGGGTACCGGGACGCTGGTCAGGGCGACGCCGGGTACGCGGACGAGCGTTACCGGGACCCGTACGGCTACCCGATCCGTCGCGTCGAGGCGGATCCGTACGGGGAGGCCGATCCGTACCGGCAGGCCGACCCCTACCGGGACCGGGACCCCTACCGGGAGCCGGACCGTCGCCGGGGACCGGACCGCTCTCGGGAGGCCGACCGGTACGCGGCCGAGGACGACTCGGCGTACTACCGGCAGACCCGAGCCACCGACCGCAAACCGGCGAGCGCAGACCGTTCCTCCGCCGATCGCTCCGCCGCCGGGCGCCACCGTGCCGGTGCCCGTCCGTACGCGGGCCGCGAGCGCCGCCGCACGCTGCCGCTCTGGCAGGAGATCCCGCTCCTGCTGATCATCGCCTTCGTCCTGGCCACCGTCATCAAGACGTTCGTGGTGCAGGCGTTCTACATCCCGTCCGGATCGATGGAGCAGACGCTCCTGGTCAGCGACCGCGTGCTGGTCAACAAGTTCGTCTACGACATGCGTGAGCCGCGCCGAGGCGAGGTCGTGGTGTTCCGCGGCACCGACTCGTGGGCACCGGAGTCCGGCATACCGCAGGACTCGGGAACGCTGGCGACCGTGGGGCGCATGCTGGGCGGATTGATCGGCGCTGCCCCGCCCGACGAGAAGGACTTCGTCAAGCGGGTGATCGGCGTCGGCGGCGACACCGTCCAGTGCTGCGACGCGAACGGCCGGGTCGAGGTCAACGGCGTGCCGCTGGTCGAGCCGTACGTGTTCGAGGACACTCCGATCGCGCAGCGTCCGTTCGGCCCGGTCACGGTGCCGCGCGGCCGGCTGTTCATGATGGGCGACCACCGGGTCGCGTCGGCCGACTCGCGGGTGTACCTCAACGACCAGTGGCGCGGCACGATCCCGGTCGATGCGGTGATCGGACAGGCTTATGCGACGGCTTGGCCCGCGTCGCGGTGGGGTTTGCTGCAGGCGCCCGATACATTCAGCAATGTGCCGACAGCCTTGGGTGATCCCTCGCGTGGGGAGGCCCGTCCCACCGGAGCAGTAGCTCTCGTGGTGCTGCCCATCCTGTTCGGGCCCTTCGGCGGGGTCTGTGCCGGACGTGCCCCCAGGTGGCTGTTGCGCCCAGATTCGCGCCGACGCCGTAGGCTGCGCTGGTGA
- the lepB gene encoding signal peptidase I: MMPETSRRKQRSFWVELPILLLVAVIVAVLVRTFLVQTFYIPSGSMENTLLINDRVLVNKMVYRFREPRRGEVVVFVPPKQWDAGPSKDDYIKRVVAVGGDKIICCDPSGKITVNGRPLTEDYLFEDDVPSAQPFEVTVPTGRLFVLGDHRSSSADSRFHTDYQFGTIPVDDVVGRAFVIFWPLSRVGTLSVPKAYEEIPAPSGG; the protein is encoded by the coding sequence GTGATGCCCGAGACCTCCCGTCGGAAACAGCGCTCTTTCTGGGTCGAGTTGCCGATCCTCCTCCTCGTAGCGGTCATCGTGGCCGTGTTGGTCCGGACGTTCCTGGTACAGACCTTCTACATCCCGTCCGGGTCCATGGAGAACACGCTCCTGATCAATGACCGGGTGCTGGTGAACAAGATGGTCTATCGCTTCCGGGAGCCACGCCGGGGCGAAGTCGTCGTGTTCGTTCCTCCCAAACAGTGGGACGCGGGTCCGAGCAAGGACGACTACATCAAGCGAGTCGTCGCGGTCGGCGGCGACAAGATCATCTGCTGTGACCCTTCCGGCAAGATCACCGTCAACGGTCGCCCGCTGACCGAGGACTACCTGTTCGAGGACGACGTGCCGTCCGCCCAGCCGTTCGAAGTCACGGTGCCCACCGGTCGGCTCTTCGTGCTCGGTGATCACCGATCCTCGTCGGCGGACTCCCGGTTCCACACCGACTACCAGTTCGGGACCATCCCGGTGGACGACGTGGTCGGACGAGCGTTCGTGATCTTCTGGCCACTGAGCCGGGTGGGGACGCTCTCCGTTCCGAAGGCGTACGAAGAGATTCCCGCGCCGTCGGGTGGCTGA
- a CDS encoding NUDIX domain-containing protein codes for MADAADAQADAVGARVRRAEWEQPRAAGSVEPPGAPPRPWRLSGRMLVLDPADRVLLLRSRDPEYPEVGDWWEVPGGGVDPGEDTVDAALREVLEETGIAVDRNCVVPAATGGGPAVWSQELTYLWLGRRRWSRQAIHLACPPVTPEPVAELRYTPEEQATFLVAEWVPVAEIRRLPRTFPDGLADLLPRLRAGEVLDAGFAVWC; via the coding sequence GTGGCTGACGCGGCAGACGCGCAGGCTGACGCCGTCGGGGCGCGGGTTCGGCGCGCCGAGTGGGAGCAGCCGCGGGCCGCGGGCAGCGTGGAGCCGCCCGGTGCCCCTCCGCGTCCGTGGCGGCTCTCCGGGCGAATGCTCGTGCTGGACCCGGCCGACCGAGTACTCCTGCTCCGTTCGCGGGACCCCGAGTACCCCGAGGTGGGGGACTGGTGGGAGGTGCCGGGCGGCGGCGTCGACCCCGGTGAGGACACCGTCGACGCCGCGCTGCGCGAGGTTCTGGAGGAGACCGGCATCGCGGTGGATCGGAATTGCGTGGTCCCGGCCGCGACCGGCGGAGGACCCGCGGTCTGGTCCCAGGAGCTGACCTACCTCTGGCTGGGCCGCCGACGGTGGTCGCGGCAGGCGATCCACCTGGCATGTCCGCCGGTGACACCGGAGCCGGTCGCGGAACTGCGCTACACGCCCGAGGAGCAGGCGACGTTCCTGGTCGCGGAGTGGGTGCCGGTCGCGGAGATCCGCCGGTTACCGCGCACGTTCCCGGACGGCCTGGCGGACCTGCTGCCTCGGTTGCGCGCCGGCGAGGTGCTCGACGCCGGGTTCGCGGTGTGGTGCTGA
- a CDS encoding DoxX family protein, translated as MVTLASLPAPVWPVVVLAIIQFGDGLLCARPVQFVAECFDAVGWPRRFWRVMPVLKLAAAGGLILGIWVPYVALLVSLALVAYFVTAIAMHVRAEDFGRNLFLNATGMLVLCVATSLLSFTRLDG; from the coding sequence ATGGTCACCTTGGCTTCGCTGCCCGCCCCGGTCTGGCCGGTCGTCGTGCTCGCGATCATTCAATTCGGTGACGGACTGCTCTGCGCTCGGCCGGTGCAATTCGTGGCCGAGTGCTTCGACGCCGTCGGATGGCCTCGCCGGTTCTGGCGGGTGATGCCGGTGCTGAAGCTCGCCGCGGCGGGTGGGCTGATCCTCGGAATCTGGGTCCCGTACGTCGCGCTGCTCGTCAGCCTGGCTCTGGTCGCGTACTTCGTGACCGCGATCGCCATGCACGTCCGCGCCGAGGATTTCGGCCGGAACCTCTTCCTCAACGCGACCGGCATGCTGGTCCTCTGCGTCGCGACGTCGCTGCTCAGCTTCACCCGGCTCGACGGCTGA
- a CDS encoding TetR/AcrR family transcriptional regulator, with amino-acid sequence MAITRDDWIERGLAVLAQDGLPGVRIDRVAGQLGVSKGSFHHHFNGASGYRQALAQRYEERVLAELHRVAESAQGLGLGLFDRLLEALDDLYDARLETAMRAWAMHDAVAHEVMTRVDDARMRVLQDAWRAVLSGDDAARIAALVPHLIVVGASAAALPTADLRSVLELLAGLAPTVPRVLDGERPGSVGPA; translated from the coding sequence ATGGCCATCACACGGGACGACTGGATCGAGCGCGGCCTCGCGGTGCTGGCGCAGGACGGGCTTCCGGGCGTCCGGATCGACCGGGTCGCCGGCCAGCTCGGCGTGAGCAAGGGCTCGTTCCACCATCACTTCAACGGTGCGTCCGGGTACCGGCAGGCGCTGGCGCAGCGGTACGAGGAGCGTGTGCTGGCCGAACTCCACCGGGTGGCGGAATCGGCTCAGGGGCTCGGACTCGGCCTGTTCGACCGGCTCCTGGAGGCGCTCGACGACCTCTACGACGCTCGCCTGGAGACCGCGATGCGGGCCTGGGCGATGCACGACGCTGTCGCCCATGAGGTGATGACCAGGGTCGACGACGCCCGGATGCGGGTGCTCCAGGATGCATGGCGTGCGGTGCTCTCCGGCGACGACGCGGCGCGCATCGCCGCCCTGGTGCCGCACCTGATCGTCGTCGGTGCGAGCGCCGCCGCGCTCCCCACGGCGGACCTGCGGTCGGTGCTGGAACTCCTGGCGGGCCTCGCCCCGACCGTCCCGCGGGTTCTGGACGGCGAGCGGCCGGGTTCGGTCGGGCCCGCGTAG
- a CDS encoding NUDIX hydrolase, translating to MDEAMARRAARILVIDSDRVLLFCCTSAHRPEDGPWWITPGGGLEGAEDARSGAVRELAEETGLVVGEEELTGPVFEEEIEYRTWSGTQRQRQQYFVLQRAAFEIDRRAQTDWERRFIGEARWWTSAELRAATETVYPPNLADLIDQLTSLAKEA from the coding sequence ATGGACGAAGCGATGGCGCGACGCGCCGCTCGAATTCTGGTGATCGACAGCGATCGGGTGTTGCTGTTCTGCTGCACCAGCGCACACCGACCGGAAGACGGCCCGTGGTGGATCACCCCCGGCGGCGGTCTGGAGGGTGCCGAGGATGCTCGTTCGGGTGCGGTCCGCGAGCTCGCCGAGGAGACCGGCCTCGTCGTCGGCGAGGAAGAGCTCACCGGCCCGGTCTTCGAGGAGGAGATCGAGTACCGGACCTGGAGCGGCACCCAGCGCCAGCGGCAGCAGTACTTCGTGCTCCAGCGTGCCGCGTTCGAGATCGACCGCCGCGCTCAGACCGACTGGGAACGGCGGTTCATCGGCGAGGCCCGCTGGTGGACCAGCGCGGAACTGCGCGCGGCCACCGAAACCGTCTACCCTCCGAACCTTGCCGACCTGATCGACCAGCTGACGTCCCTCGCGAAGGAGGCCTGA
- a CDS encoding ribonuclease HII, with amino-acid sequence MLVPPRAVVRRDGGLYALERTLRRRGFARVAGADEAGRGACAGPLVVAAAILPAGSRGEVPGLADSKLLTAAARERVYGEVVKRAEAWSVVVVPAAEIDARGLHRSNIDAMRRALEQLTVRPDYMLTDGFRVAGLGLPGLAVWKGDRVAACIAAASVLAKVTRDRIMTTLHETYPCYDFAQHKGYVTAAHTDALAIHGPCPEHRKSYANVAAAGSGRMSAGSGAGALVPVAVSHNGLVEDEV; translated from the coding sequence GTGCTCGTCCCCCCACGCGCCGTGGTCCGCCGCGACGGTGGTCTGTACGCCCTCGAACGGACGCTGCGCCGACGGGGGTTCGCCCGCGTTGCCGGCGCCGACGAGGCCGGACGTGGAGCGTGCGCCGGGCCGCTCGTCGTCGCGGCGGCGATCCTCCCGGCCGGGTCGCGGGGCGAGGTGCCCGGGCTGGCCGACTCCAAGTTGCTGACCGCCGCCGCCCGCGAGCGCGTCTACGGCGAGGTGGTCAAGCGGGCCGAGGCGTGGTCGGTGGTGGTGGTCCCGGCGGCCGAGATCGATGCCCGGGGCCTGCACCGGAGCAACATCGACGCGATGCGCCGGGCGCTCGAGCAGTTGACGGTCCGGCCGGACTACATGCTCACCGACGGCTTCCGGGTCGCCGGGCTCGGGCTGCCCGGGTTGGCCGTCTGGAAGGGTGATCGGGTTGCGGCGTGCATCGCGGCGGCGTCGGTTTTGGCGAAGGTCACCAGGGACCGGATCATGACGACCCTGCACGAAACCTACCCGTGCTATGACTTCGCCCAGCACAAGGGATACGTGACCGCAGCGCACACCGACGCCTTGGCTATCCACGGTCCGTGCCCGGAACACCGCAAGTCGTACGCGAACGTCGCGGCGGCGGGTTCCGGTCGGATGTCGGCCGGGTCCGGGGCTGGCGCGCTCGTGCCAGTGGCGGTGAGCCACAATGGTCTGGTGGAGGACGAGGTATGA